Proteins encoded in a region of the Ruegeria sp. AD91A genome:
- the gap gene encoding type I glyceraldehyde-3-phosphate dehydrogenase produces the protein MTIKVGINGFGRIGRCTLSHIAASGRNDIEVIKVNATGPLETSAHLLKYDSVHGRFPREVAVEGNTMDLGRGPMQMFSTYDMNDLDWEGCDVVLECTGKFNDGTKAKTHLERGAGKVLLSAPGKNVDKTIVFGVNHNTLTANDNMVSNGSCTTNCLAPLAKVLDEGVGIEHGIMTTIHAYTGDQPTLDRRHSDLYRARAAAMSMIPTSTGAAKALGEVLPNLKGRLDGSAIRVPTPNVSAVDLTFRASRDTSTAEINAIVEEAAKGPMQRVLGYEPAPLVSTDFNHTEESSIFAPDQTRVVDDRMVRVLAWYDNEWGFSVRMADVAVAMGRLN, from the coding sequence ATGACCATCAAGGTCGGTATCAATGGTTTTGGCCGTATTGGCCGCTGCACCCTGTCGCACATCGCCGCGTCCGGGCGCAACGACATCGAAGTGATCAAAGTCAACGCAACTGGCCCTTTGGAAACCTCGGCGCATCTGCTGAAATATGACAGTGTTCACGGGCGTTTCCCGCGCGAGGTTGCTGTCGAAGGAAACACCATGGATCTGGGCCGAGGCCCGATGCAGATGTTTTCGACTTACGACATGAACGATCTGGATTGGGAAGGCTGCGACGTCGTTCTGGAATGCACAGGTAAATTCAATGACGGAACCAAGGCGAAAACCCACCTGGAGCGTGGTGCCGGCAAGGTTCTTCTGTCTGCTCCTGGCAAGAATGTCGACAAGACCATCGTCTTCGGTGTGAACCACAACACCCTGACCGCCAACGACAACATGGTATCCAACGGTTCGTGCACAACGAACTGTCTGGCTCCGCTGGCCAAGGTACTGGACGAAGGCGTCGGCATCGAACACGGCATCATGACCACCATCCATGCCTACACCGGGGACCAGCCTACTCTGGACCGTCGCCACAGCGACCTCTACCGTGCTCGCGCTGCTGCAATGTCGATGATCCCGACCTCGACCGGCGCGGCCAAGGCGCTGGGTGAAGTTCTGCCGAACCTGAAGGGTCGTCTGGACGGTTCTGCCATCCGCGTGCCTACTCCGAATGTCTCGGCGGTTGATCTGACATTTCGTGCTTCGCGTGACACCTCGACGGCCGAAATCAACGCGATCGTCGAAGAGGCCGCCAAAGGCCCGATGCAGCGCGTTCTGGGATATGAGCCCGCTCCGCTGGTGTCGACCGACTTCAACCACACTGAGGAAAGCTCGATCTTTGCACCGGATCAGACCCGCGTTGTCGATGACCGTATGGTCCGCGTTCTGGCCTGGTATGACAATGAATGGGGCTTCTCGGTCCGCATGGCCGACGTGGCTGTTGCGATGGGCCGCCTTAACTGA
- the gap gene encoding type I glyceraldehyde-3-phosphate dehydrogenase, producing the protein MTLKLAINGFGRIGRGVLRAVIESGRTDVEIVAINDLGKPDMNAHLFEFDSVHGRYPNPVALNDAGLDVGRGPIRLSSERNPEDLPWSDIDVVLECTGVFRTREAAERHFKNGSRKVLISAPARGDGGVKTIVFGVNDSELTAEDLVVSNASCTTNCLSPVAAALDGGLGIKHGNMTTVHAYTASQPVHDTVGKDPYLSRAAALSMIPTTTGAAAAVGLVLPQLKGKLTGQAIRVPTPNVSVVDLVAEVSRPTTEEEVNQLFVDAAAKIPGVLAAESRPLVSIDFNHDPHSSTVSLAETKVTDGSLVRVLAWYDNEWGFSNRMLDTAAAMGALA; encoded by the coding sequence ATGACCTTGAAACTGGCGATCAACGGATTTGGACGGATCGGGCGCGGGGTTCTGCGCGCGGTGATAGAAAGCGGACGTACGGACGTTGAGATCGTCGCGATCAACGATCTTGGCAAACCCGACATGAACGCGCATCTCTTTGAATTTGACAGCGTTCACGGCCGTTACCCCAACCCGGTCGCGCTCAACGATGCTGGTCTGGACGTGGGTCGTGGCCCAATTCGGCTGAGCAGCGAGCGCAACCCCGAGGATCTGCCCTGGTCAGATATTGACGTCGTTCTGGAATGTACGGGCGTGTTTCGTACGCGCGAAGCGGCGGAACGTCACTTCAAAAACGGCTCCCGGAAAGTTCTGATCTCTGCCCCTGCCAGAGGCGACGGCGGTGTGAAAACCATCGTCTTTGGTGTCAACGATAGCGAACTGACCGCCGAGGATCTGGTGGTCTCAAACGCGTCCTGCACCACCAACTGTCTGTCTCCTGTTGCTGCGGCTCTGGATGGCGGCCTTGGTATCAAGCACGGCAACATGACCACGGTTCACGCTTACACTGCCAGCCAGCCGGTGCATGATACAGTTGGAAAAGATCCATACCTGTCGCGAGCAGCGGCGTTGTCGATGATCCCTACGACAACCGGTGCAGCCGCTGCCGTGGGTTTGGTGCTGCCGCAACTCAAAGGGAAACTGACCGGCCAGGCCATCCGTGTTCCAACCCCGAATGTCTCGGTTGTTGATCTTGTGGCCGAGGTTTCACGCCCCACGACCGAAGAAGAGGTCAACCAACTGTTCGTCGATGCAGCCGCCAAAATCCCCGGAGTGCTTGCGGCGGAAAGCCGCCCTCTGGTCTCCATTGATTTCAATCACGATCCGCACAGCTCGACCGTTTCATTGGCTGAAACCAAAGTCACTGATGGCTCATTGGTTCGTGTGCTGGCGTGGTATGACAATGAATGGGGTTTCTCGAACCGCATGCTGGACACAGCGGCCGCAATGGGTGCCCTAGCCTAA
- the coaD gene encoding pantetheine-phosphate adenylyltransferase: MRVGLYPGTFDPITMGHIDIIRRAAALVDKLVIGVAINRDKGPLFSLEERVAMIEAECARLSEQTGTEIIAHPFENLLIDCARDVGAQIIVRGLRAVADFEYEFQMVGMNRALDDSIETVFLMAEARHQAIASKLVKEIARLNGDVSKFVTPRVNEALKQRLG; encoded by the coding sequence ATGCGGGTTGGATTGTATCCTGGAACCTTTGATCCCATCACGATGGGGCATATCGATATCATCCGTCGGGCGGCAGCTTTGGTGGATAAACTGGTTATCGGTGTGGCCATCAATCGGGACAAAGGCCCTCTGTTCTCGTTGGAAGAGCGCGTTGCCATGATCGAGGCGGAATGCGCCCGGCTTTCGGAACAGACCGGCACCGAAATCATCGCGCATCCCTTCGAAAACCTTCTGATTGACTGCGCGAGGGATGTCGGGGCGCAAATCATCGTACGGGGCCTGCGCGCGGTCGCCGATTTCGAATACGAGTTTCAGATGGTCGGCATGAACCGCGCTCTGGACGATTCGATTGAGACCGTCTTTTTGATGGCCGAAGCGCGCCATCAGGCAATTGCGTCCAAGCTGGTGAAGGAAATCGCCCGGTTGAACGGGGACGTGTCGAAATTCGTCACGCCCCGAGTCAATGAAGCGCTGAAACAGCGGTTAGGCTAG
- a CDS encoding CBS domain-containing protein: MLVQAILKSKATDGVVTVASTATISEASKILADKRIGTVVVSDDGGETAAGILSERDIVRELAASGSGCLDQPVKSYMTQDLVTATRQTTVEDIMSRMTEGRFRHMPVVEDGKLVGIVTLGDVVKAQLSELAMEKDALEGMIMGH; the protein is encoded by the coding sequence ATGCTAGTACAGGCCATCCTGAAGTCCAAAGCGACAGATGGTGTCGTGACCGTGGCGTCAACGGCGACAATCTCAGAGGCCTCGAAGATTCTTGCGGACAAGCGCATCGGTACGGTCGTTGTTTCCGACGACGGAGGCGAAACCGCGGCCGGCATATTGTCGGAACGTGACATCGTCCGGGAACTGGCGGCCAGCGGCAGCGGTTGTCTGGATCAACCGGTAAAATCATACATGACACAGGATCTTGTGACGGCGACTCGTCAGACCACGGTAGAAGACATCATGTCCCGCATGACCGAAGGGCGTTTCCGCCATATGCCAGTGGTTGAAGACGGAAAACTCGTAGGTATTGTCACTTTGGGTGATGTGGTGAAAGCCCAGCTTTCCGAACTTGCGATGGAAAAAGATGCTCTAGAAGGCATGATAATGGGGCACTGA
- a CDS encoding LysR family transcriptional regulator: MTPNWDDMRIFLAVAREESLSSAGRILKIDPATAGRRIARLEATLDSTLFTKSQQGYVLTPAGQRLLEHGLQAEEAMRAAAGAVTGPTKSLSGQIRIGAPDGSANYLLPQVCAKISDANPDLDIQILALPRVINLSRREADMAVTVSAPTAGQLLVKKISDYKLHMVATEEYLKRHDPIRNIADLKGHRLIGYIPDMIFDRELDYLNDIGVDRVALASNSVSVQLRQVCLGTGVCVAHDFTLPFHPGLRKILTDQVSLTRSFYLVRHQGDQRNERLNRFADALTRGIREEVLRLEAGPDA, from the coding sequence ATGACCCCAAATTGGGATGATATGCGGATTTTCCTGGCTGTTGCGCGAGAGGAAAGCCTGTCTTCCGCAGGTCGCATCCTGAAGATCGACCCTGCCACCGCCGGTCGGCGCATAGCACGCTTGGAGGCAACGCTTGATTCCACATTGTTCACCAAGTCGCAGCAAGGCTATGTTCTGACCCCGGCGGGACAGCGGCTGTTGGAACACGGGCTGCAAGCCGAAGAGGCGATGCGCGCGGCAGCCGGGGCGGTAACAGGACCGACGAAATCGCTGAGCGGACAGATCAGGATTGGCGCGCCGGACGGTAGTGCCAACTACCTGCTGCCTCAGGTTTGTGCAAAAATCAGCGATGCAAACCCTGATCTGGACATTCAGATCCTGGCGCTTCCGCGTGTGATCAACCTGTCCCGTCGAGAAGCAGATATGGCAGTCACGGTCAGTGCGCCGACTGCCGGACAGCTGCTGGTGAAGAAAATCAGCGACTACAAGCTGCACATGGTCGCGACCGAAGAGTATCTGAAGCGACATGATCCGATCCGGAACATCGCTGACCTGAAGGGCCACAGGTTGATCGGCTATATCCCCGACATGATTTTTGACCGGGAACTGGATTACCTGAATGATATTGGCGTTGACCGTGTCGCTCTTGCATCGAATTCGGTGTCGGTACAGTTGCGACAGGTCTGCCTGGGAACTGGCGTTTGCGTGGCACATGATTTCACGTTGCCGTTCCACCCGGGGCTTCGGAAAATCCTGACGGATCAAGTGAGTTTGACGCGCAGCTTCTATCTGGTCCGGCATCAGGGAGACCAGCGCAACGAGCGGTTGAACCGATTTGCTGATGCCCTGACACGCGGTATTCGCGAGGAAGTGCTTCGTTTGGAAGCAGGCCCCGACGCTTGA
- a CDS encoding CoA-acylating methylmalonate-semialdehyde dehydrogenase, with protein sequence MQDLTHFLNGEMVAGTSGRFDDVYNPATGEVQYKCPMASAAETTTAIEAAAAAQPAWGATNPQKRARVMMAMVGLMNRDMDKLAEALSREHGKTIPDAKGDLQRGLEVIEYCIGAPQMLKGEFTDSAGPGIDMYSMRQPLGVVGSIMPFNFPAMMPLWHVGPALACGNAVVLKPSERDPSVPLMLAELFVEAGLPKGVFQVVNGDKEAVDTILDSEIIQGVSFVGSTPIAQYIYSRATANGKRAQCFGGAKNHMIVMPDADLDQAADALVGAGFGAAGERCMAVSVAVPVGEETADALIEKLVPRIEKLKVGPYTAGDDVDMGPVVTAAAKQRILGLINSGVEQGAKLVVDNRDFSLQGYEDGFFVGPHLFDNVTPEMDIYKQEIFGPVLSTVRAGSYEEALKLAMDHEYGNGTAIFTRDGDTARDFASRINIGMVGINVPIPVPLAYHTFGGWKKSMFGDLNQHGPDSFKFYTRTKTVTARWPSGIKEGGEFNFKAMD encoded by the coding sequence ATGCAAGACCTGACCCATTTCCTGAACGGCGAAATGGTCGCCGGAACGTCCGGTCGTTTCGACGACGTCTACAACCCGGCAACGGGCGAAGTTCAATACAAGTGCCCGATGGCCAGTGCAGCGGAAACCACCACCGCGATCGAGGCCGCCGCCGCCGCCCAACCCGCATGGGGTGCAACCAACCCGCAAAAACGTGCGCGCGTCATGATGGCCATGGTCGGCCTGATGAACCGCGACATGGACAAACTGGCCGAAGCGCTGAGCCGCGAGCACGGCAAAACCATCCCAGACGCCAAGGGCGATTTGCAGCGTGGTCTCGAAGTGATCGAATACTGCATTGGCGCGCCACAGATGCTGAAGGGCGAGTTTACCGACAGCGCGGGCCCCGGCATTGATATGTACTCCATGCGTCAGCCTTTGGGTGTTGTCGGCTCGATCATGCCGTTCAACTTCCCGGCCATGATGCCACTCTGGCACGTCGGCCCCGCTCTGGCCTGCGGTAACGCCGTTGTTCTGAAACCGTCTGAACGCGACCCATCAGTGCCCCTGATGCTGGCCGAACTGTTCGTCGAAGCCGGTTTGCCTAAAGGTGTTTTTCAGGTCGTAAACGGCGACAAGGAAGCGGTTGATACCATTCTCGACAGCGAGATCATTCAGGGCGTCAGTTTTGTCGGCTCAACCCCGATCGCGCAGTATATCTACAGCCGCGCAACGGCGAACGGAAAACGCGCCCAGTGTTTCGGCGGCGCCAAGAACCACATGATCGTCATGCCCGACGCTGATCTTGATCAGGCCGCGGACGCGCTGGTTGGCGCCGGTTTCGGTGCGGCAGGCGAACGCTGCATGGCGGTTTCGGTGGCTGTTCCCGTGGGTGAAGAGACCGCGGACGCACTGATCGAAAAACTGGTGCCGCGTATCGAAAAGCTGAAGGTTGGCCCCTACACTGCCGGCGATGATGTCGACATGGGCCCGGTTGTGACCGCCGCAGCGAAACAACGCATTCTGGGCCTGATCAATTCGGGCGTGGAACAGGGTGCGAAACTGGTTGTCGACAACCGCGACTTCAGCCTGCAAGGCTATGAGGACGGCTTCTTTGTCGGCCCGCATCTGTTCGACAACGTGACCCCCGAGATGGACATCTACAAACAGGAAATCTTTGGCCCGGTTCTGTCCACCGTGCGCGCGGGTTCGTATGAAGAAGCGCTGAAACTGGCGATGGATCACGAATACGGCAATGGCACCGCGATCTTTACCCGTGACGGCGACACCGCGCGTGACTTTGCCAGCCGGATCAATATCGGCATGGTGGGCATCAACGTTCCGATCCCGGTTCCGCTGGCCTATCACACCTTTGGCGGCTGGAAAAAGTCTATGTTCGGCGACCTGAATCAGCACGGCCCGGACAGCTTCAAGTTCTACACCCGCACCAAAACAGTGACCGCACGCTGGCCGTCGGGCATCAAGGAAGGTGGCGAGTTCAACTTCAAGGCTATGGACTGA
- a CDS encoding L,D-transpeptidase: MTRRSALLGVASLMATPALVRAQSADAFPETEDAISTQLPVRRNVSSFSQQNWQDHFDEVGAGCLLADITSRAVHYWGPDGTYKLYPSSVPMSEELTKRGYTKVVRKTEFPSWTPTASMRERDPSLPLRMEGGDPGNPLGTRAMYLGWPAYLVHGTHDTRKIGRQSSSGCIGLYNQHVEELYPLVKVGTQVRLV; encoded by the coding sequence ATGACCCGTCGCTCTGCCTTGCTGGGCGTGGCCTCTTTGATGGCGACACCTGCCCTTGTTCGGGCACAAAGCGCGGATGCTTTTCCGGAAACGGAAGACGCAATCAGTACGCAACTGCCGGTGCGGCGCAACGTATCGTCCTTCTCGCAGCAGAACTGGCAGGACCATTTCGATGAAGTGGGCGCTGGTTGCCTGCTGGCCGATATCACCAGCCGCGCCGTCCATTACTGGGGGCCTGACGGCACATACAAACTGTACCCAAGTTCCGTACCCATGAGCGAAGAGCTTACCAAACGCGGGTACACGAAAGTCGTGCGCAAAACCGAATTCCCAAGCTGGACACCCACGGCATCAATGCGCGAACGTGACCCTTCGCTGCCGCTTCGGATGGAAGGTGGTGACCCCGGCAACCCGCTGGGAACCCGCGCCATGTATCTGGGTTGGCCTGCGTATCTGGTTCACGGAACGCACGACACGCGAAAGATCGGTCGCCAGAGTTCATCAGGTTGCATCGGCCTGTACAACCAGCATGTCGAAGAACTGTATCCGCTGGTCAAGGTCGGCACGCAGGTTCGTCTGGTCTGA
- a CDS encoding fasciclin domain-containing protein, translating into MFRRTFMGAAAALAFAMPLKAQAADIVDTAVAAGSFNTLVAAVQAAGLVDTLKGDGPFTVFAPTDEAFAALPEGTVETLLKPENKDQLIAILTYHVVPAKVMSGDIAGKRAKVLTVQGDRLSVNAKNGVKVNDAKVVQADIEASNGVIHVVDAVILPE; encoded by the coding sequence ATGTTCCGTCGCACATTCATGGGCGCAGCCGCCGCACTTGCATTCGCTATGCCACTCAAGGCTCAGGCCGCCGACATCGTTGACACCGCCGTTGCCGCCGGGTCCTTCAACACATTGGTTGCCGCCGTTCAGGCCGCAGGACTGGTTGACACCCTGAAAGGAGATGGTCCGTTCACCGTATTTGCGCCCACAGACGAAGCCTTTGCTGCGCTTCCTGAAGGTACTGTCGAGACGCTCTTGAAACCTGAAAACAAGGATCAACTGATCGCCATCCTGACCTATCACGTGGTTCCGGCCAAGGTTATGTCCGGTGATATTGCCGGCAAACGCGCCAAGGTTCTGACCGTTCAGGGCGATCGGCTGAGCGTCAATGCCAAAAACGGCGTGAAAGTGAATGACGCCAAAGTCGTGCAGGCAGATATTGAAGCCAGCAATGGTGTCATCCACGTCGTCGACGCGGTGATCCTGCCGGAATAA
- a CDS encoding class I SAM-dependent methyltransferase, translated as MKPRKFPKINTALEELGVKLVDRVTEQDERARLEAFEAAGGLARPAYALSPGMEGFDISQLVAEYERHKAALEALKDPARNQTGYCPENGYYDSPDADVLYLMIRRFQSKRVIEVGCGNSTRVTRQAIIDGRLNTTITAIDPYPRADIAHVVDWFEQERLEETDPELFAELEAGDVLFIDSSHVVRMSNDVAHLFCRIIPTLKPGVVIHVHDVFLPYEYPKRFFYDCPGWGEQYMLHALLQSDAYSMLWPGYYLQRDRPDAVAALPFLSKGRAQSIWVQLREK; from the coding sequence TTGAAACCCAGAAAATTCCCAAAGATCAACACCGCCCTTGAAGAATTGGGGGTGAAACTGGTCGACAGAGTTACGGAACAGGATGAACGGGCGCGGCTGGAAGCCTTCGAGGCTGCGGGTGGCTTGGCGCGTCCTGCATATGCGTTGTCCCCGGGAATGGAGGGGTTCGACATTTCACAACTGGTGGCGGAATACGAGCGTCACAAGGCAGCCTTGGAGGCACTGAAAGATCCCGCGCGCAACCAGACCGGCTATTGCCCAGAAAATGGTTACTATGACAGCCCGGATGCGGATGTTTTGTATTTGATGATCCGTCGCTTCCAATCCAAGCGGGTGATCGAAGTCGGATGCGGCAACTCTACCCGTGTAACCCGACAGGCGATCATCGATGGCAGGCTGAACACCACCATTACCGCAATCGACCCTTATCCTCGTGCCGACATTGCCCACGTTGTAGATTGGTTCGAACAAGAACGACTCGAAGAAACGGACCCGGAACTGTTTGCAGAACTGGAGGCCGGAGACGTTCTGTTTATCGACTCCAGCCATGTTGTGCGGATGAGCAACGACGTTGCCCATCTTTTCTGCCGCATCATACCGACGCTTAAACCTGGGGTGGTGATCCACGTTCACGATGTGTTTTTGCCCTACGAATATCCCAAGCGCTTCTTCTATGATTGCCCAGGTTGGGGAGAACAGTACATGCTGCACGCGTTGCTGCAATCTGACGCGTATTCAATGCTTTGGCCGGGATACTACCTGCAACGGGATCGGCCCGATGCCGTTGCGGCCTTGCCGTTTTTGTCCAAAGGACGCGCGCAGAGTATCTGGGTGCAGCTCAGAGAAAAATGA
- a CDS encoding carboxylate-amine ligase, whose protein sequence is MQQEFTLGIEEEYLLVDRDSLQLSEAPEALMEACQSDFEGQVSPEFLQCQIEVGTRPHTTVASAREDLKRLRSCVSKRAAEYNLSPIAVSCHPFANWKDQHHTRKERYDALQHALGGVARRMLICGMHVHVGVEDPALRADLMPQLSYFLPHLLALSTSSPYWSGEDTGLSSYRLTVFDNLPRTGLPPVFASWSEYERTTGILVELGVIEDTTKIWWDLRPSHRFPTLETRIMDVQPRLEHTLSLAALVQALTRMLCRLKDRNLRWRQYDRFLIGENRWRAQRYGVGEGLIDFGDRSVKPMSELIGDLMGLLAEDTEALGTMTELARLRQIAENGTSATRQRRIHAEATARGDDPGKAVVRHLIEEFHADL, encoded by the coding sequence ATGCAGCAGGAATTTACACTCGGGATCGAAGAAGAATATCTGTTGGTGGATCGCGACAGCCTGCAATTGTCCGAAGCCCCCGAAGCGCTAATGGAAGCCTGCCAAAGCGATTTCGAAGGTCAGGTCAGTCCCGAGTTCCTGCAATGTCAGATAGAGGTTGGAACCAGACCACACACCACGGTAGCTTCAGCGCGCGAAGATCTGAAGCGGCTGCGGTCATGCGTGTCGAAACGAGCGGCCGAATACAACCTTTCCCCTATCGCCGTCTCTTGCCATCCCTTCGCCAACTGGAAAGATCAACACCACACCCGGAAAGAACGGTATGACGCGTTGCAACACGCACTAGGCGGTGTTGCCCGACGGATGCTGATCTGCGGGATGCATGTTCATGTTGGGGTCGAAGACCCTGCGCTTCGGGCCGACCTGATGCCGCAACTGTCATACTTTCTGCCGCATCTCCTGGCGCTGTCCACATCTTCGCCTTACTGGAGCGGCGAGGATACCGGCCTGTCTTCATACCGTCTGACGGTGTTCGACAACCTGCCGCGCACCGGGCTGCCGCCAGTTTTTGCCAGTTGGAGCGAGTATGAACGGACCACGGGTATTCTGGTCGAGCTCGGCGTCATAGAAGACACCACCAAGATCTGGTGGGATCTGCGCCCTTCGCATCGTTTCCCAACTTTGGAAACACGGATCATGGATGTTCAACCACGGCTGGAGCACACTTTGTCGTTGGCGGCACTGGTGCAGGCGTTGACCCGGATGCTGTGCCGCCTGAAAGACCGCAACCTGCGCTGGCGGCAATATGATCGTTTTCTGATCGGCGAAAACCGCTGGCGCGCTCAACGCTACGGAGTGGGTGAAGGGCTGATTGATTTCGGCGACCGGTCGGTCAAGCCCATGTCTGAACTGATCGGCGACCTTATGGGGTTGTTGGCTGAAGACACCGAGGCCCTCGGCACGATGACTGAACTCGCACGGCTCAGGCAAATTGCTGAAAACGGCACTTCCGCCACGCGCCAACGCCGTATTCATGCCGAGGCAACAGCGCGCGGGGACGATCCGGGGAAAGCCGTCGTGCGCCACCTGATCGAGGAATTTCACGCCGACCTCTGA
- a CDS encoding acyl-CoA dehydrogenase family protein: MDFALSEEQTAIFDMAHAFGQENIAPFARKWEADGTIPKTLWPRIGELGFGALYVSEESGGSNLTRLDATLVFEALSMACPSVAAFLSIHNMCAKMLDNFADDELKARIMPDVLSLNTVLSYCLTEPGSGSDAAALKTRAERTNEGYTLNGTKAFISGGGYSDAYVCMVRTGQDGPKGISTVYVEDGTPGLSFGALEQKMGWKSQPTAQVQFDDCKIPAGNLVGTEGDGFKYAMMGLDGGRLNISACSLGAAQAGLDMTLQYMSERKAFGQSIDQFQALQFRLADMEIELQAARTFLRQAAWKLDQGAPDATKFCAMAKKFVTETGSKVVDQCLQLHGGYGYLADYGIEKLVRDLRVHQILEGTNEIMRVIVSRQLLANR, translated from the coding sequence ATGGATTTCGCACTCAGCGAGGAACAAACAGCCATTTTCGACATGGCACACGCGTTTGGGCAGGAAAACATCGCACCCTTTGCGCGCAAGTGGGAGGCGGACGGAACCATTCCAAAAACCCTGTGGCCAAGGATAGGCGAGCTTGGCTTCGGCGCGCTTTACGTATCCGAGGAAAGCGGAGGCTCAAACCTGACCCGTCTGGATGCGACCCTGGTTTTCGAGGCCCTGTCAATGGCCTGCCCTTCGGTCGCCGCCTTCCTGTCGATCCACAACATGTGCGCCAAGATGTTGGACAATTTCGCGGATGATGAACTAAAGGCGCGCATCATGCCGGATGTTCTGAGTCTGAATACGGTTCTGAGCTATTGCCTGACGGAGCCCGGTTCCGGCTCTGACGCGGCGGCGCTGAAAACCCGCGCCGAACGGACAAACGAAGGTTATACGTTGAATGGCACCAAGGCGTTCATCTCAGGCGGCGGCTACTCCGATGCCTATGTCTGTATGGTGCGTACCGGTCAGGATGGGCCCAAGGGGATCTCGACTGTATATGTTGAGGACGGCACGCCGGGGCTGAGCTTTGGGGCGCTGGAACAGAAAATGGGCTGGAAAAGCCAACCGACCGCGCAGGTTCAGTTCGACGACTGTAAAATTCCCGCTGGCAACCTTGTAGGCACCGAAGGCGACGGATTTAAATATGCCATGATGGGGCTGGATGGTGGGCGGCTCAACATTTCTGCCTGTTCCCTTGGGGCTGCTCAAGCCGGGCTGGATATGACGCTGCAATACATGTCCGAGCGCAAGGCATTCGGCCAATCCATCGATCAGTTCCAAGCCCTTCAGTTCCGTCTGGCAGATATGGAAATCGAATTGCAGGCCGCCCGTACCTTCCTGCGTCAGGCAGCGTGGAAACTGGATCAGGGGGCGCCCGATGCCACGAAATTCTGCGCCATGGCCAAGAAATTCGTGACTGAAACCGGATCGAAAGTGGTGGATCAGTGCCTGCAACTGCATGGCGGTTACGGATATCTTGCAGATTACGGCATCGAAAAGCTTGTGCGCGATCTGCGGGTGCATCAGATTCTGGAAGGCACGAACGAGATCATGCGCGTGATCGTTTCGCGTCAGTTGCTCGCCAACCGCTGA
- a CDS encoding enoyl-CoA hydratase/isomerase family protein, which translates to MSDIEIRTTGRAGRITLTRPHALNALSYDMCMAIDTAMRNWREDDAVDMIVLDAEGEKAFCAGGDIAELYETGTKGNFSYGQKFWRDEYRLNALIFEYPKPVISFLQGFTMGGGVGIGCHGSHRVVGESSRIAMPECSIGLVPDVGGTLMLALAPGRLGEFLGTTGFRMGPADAILAGFADHFIPQSSWSDLIEMLEASGNAELVAEHAGTPPNGELAKLQTEVDKHFSGETLGDILTSLRSDDHEFAQKALEKIRKNAPLSVACTIEMLHRLRGPSLTMRRALDMEYRFTHRSMEHGDFLEGIRAQIIDKDRNPNWQFPDMDVPLVAVSKMLQPLGADTLTFEED; encoded by the coding sequence ATGTCAGACATCGAAATCCGCACCACAGGCCGTGCCGGTCGCATCACCCTGACCCGCCCCCATGCGCTGAACGCGTTGAGCTATGACATGTGCATGGCCATCGACACAGCGATGCGCAACTGGCGTGAAGACGATGCCGTTGACATGATCGTTCTGGACGCCGAGGGGGAAAAAGCCTTCTGTGCGGGTGGTGATATTGCCGAACTTTACGAAACAGGCACCAAAGGCAACTTTTCGTATGGTCAGAAGTTCTGGCGCGATGAATATCGTCTGAATGCCCTGATCTTCGAGTATCCTAAACCGGTCATCAGTTTTCTTCAGGGGTTTACCATGGGCGGCGGTGTCGGCATCGGCTGCCATGGCAGCCATCGCGTCGTCGGAGAAAGCTCCAGGATTGCAATGCCCGAATGCTCGATTGGCTTGGTTCCGGATGTTGGCGGTACGCTGATGCTCGCGCTCGCACCTGGGCGATTGGGTGAGTTTCTGGGAACCACAGGCTTCAGAATGGGACCTGCAGACGCGATCCTTGCGGGGTTTGCCGACCATTTCATCCCGCAATCGAGTTGGTCCGATCTGATCGAAATGCTGGAAGCGTCTGGAAATGCAGAACTGGTGGCCGAACATGCCGGAACACCACCCAACGGCGAATTGGCAAAGTTGCAAACCGAAGTCGACAAGCATTTTTCCGGTGAAACACTGGGCGACATCCTGACCAGCCTGCGCAGTGATGATCACGAGTTTGCGCAAAAAGCTCTGGAAAAAATAAGAAAAAATGCACCGCTTTCCGTGGCCTGCACGATCGAGATGTTACACCGACTGCGTGGTCCCTCTCTGACCATGCGGCGCGCTTTGGATATGGAGTACCGCTTTACGCACCGATCCATGGAGCACGGTGATTTTCTGGAAGGCATCCGCGCGCAGATCATTGATAAAGACCGCAACCCGAACTGGCAGTTTCCCGATATGGACGTCCCTCTGGTGGCCGTCTCGAAAATGTTGCAGCCATTGGGTGCGGACACCCTGACATTCGAGGAGGACTAA